The Rhodocytophaga rosea genome has a segment encoding these proteins:
- a CDS encoding helix-turn-helix domain-containing protein has product MARIATKVSLSESEKTELSSIIKKGTHKSRKITRARALLLMNSGKSRIEVQSELGIDSNHYYRIKKRYFAGGLSNALEERPRSGQPPIVTQRLEAQITSMACSESPAGSARWTLSLLNQKMVELNYVETISNESIRQVLKKAGLSLG; this is encoded by the coding sequence ATGGCACGGATCGCTACTAAAGTAAGTTTGTCAGAATCAGAAAAAACCGAACTGAGCTCAATTATAAAAAAAGGAACGCACAAGAGTCGCAAAATAACTCGTGCAAGAGCCTTATTATTAATGAATTCAGGTAAATCAAGGATTGAAGTTCAATCAGAATTAGGCATCGACAGTAACCATTATTATCGCATTAAAAAGCGATACTTTGCCGGAGGGCTATCTAATGCTTTGGAAGAACGCCCCAGAAGTGGTCAACCCCCTATCGTTACACAACGCTTGGAAGCACAGATTACCAGTATGGCTTGTAGTGAGTCGCCTGCCGGCTCTGCCCGTTGGACTTTATCCTTATTGAACCAAAAAATGGTTGAACTTAACTATGTTGAAACTATATCCAATGAATCCATCCGGCAAGTTTTAAAAAAAGCAGGCTTAAGCCTTGGTTAA
- a CDS encoding IS630 family transposase: protein MWCIGIINGEYVATMEDVLDLYAQPQEEGIVRLCFDERPCQLIDHVLTPIPAKANCTQKQHQEYLRNGVCNVLLAYNMDTGQRHIKVTTTKTKADYSHFMQWVVKEHYPTETKIKLVQDNYQTHSYGAFYENLPFEEARQLKNKLEFHFTPKHGSWLNMAEMEFSSLARQCLDRRIANQEILESETLIWQKNRNLKAVKVNWSFTTEKARVKLKNRYIEISKINT, encoded by the coding sequence ATGTGGTGCATTGGTATCATCAATGGCGAATATGTTGCCACTATGGAAGATGTTTTAGATTTGTACGCTCAACCTCAAGAGGAAGGGATTGTCCGTTTATGCTTTGATGAACGTCCTTGTCAACTTATTGACCATGTGTTGACACCCATTCCGGCTAAAGCTAATTGCACACAAAAACAACATCAGGAATACCTAAGAAATGGCGTTTGTAATGTGCTACTGGCTTACAATATGGATACCGGGCAACGGCATATAAAGGTTACCACCACAAAAACTAAAGCTGATTATAGCCACTTTATGCAGTGGGTGGTCAAAGAACATTATCCAACTGAAACTAAAATCAAACTTGTTCAGGATAATTATCAAACCCATTCCTATGGGGCATTTTATGAAAATTTACCCTTCGAAGAGGCCCGGCAACTCAAAAATAAGCTGGAATTCCATTTTACACCTAAACACGGCTCGTGGTTAAACATGGCAGAAATGGAATTTTCATCCCTTGCACGCCAGTGCTTAGACAGACGAATCGCAAATCAGGAAATACTTGAATCCGAGACTCTTATTTGGCAAAAGAATCGAAATCTAAAAGCGGTAAAAGTCAACTGGTCGTTTACAACTGAGAAAGCTCGTGTAAAACTAAAAAACAGATACATAGAAATTAGCAAAATTAATACATGA
- a CDS encoding IS4 family transposase: MKQYFTNEVKQVLDKVAIVKNLARKKFITSFVLALIQSRKVQFSHLAHYLNDEAKISCNQVRIQDFFREVDLDYQALACLLLCFLPQGKISLCIDRTEWDFGQCQVNILMVVATSGVLHVPLYWQLLENESGNSATDDRKAFLSQCIALVGKERIGMVVADREFIGHNWLSYLKSHGILFCIRVPKHHLITRLDGRQHRVEELLTKASELSLADCLVDGVWANVYIKKLRSGDILFLLGTVKVGLLGQLYRKRWTIETLFQNMKGRGFDLESTHLKLTDKLKKLIGLVSIAYGFCLTYGLYCHQKIKAIPKKKHGYKANSFFRYGLDCIGYAIRVEWNKDLIAFQTLMRLLSRTLRQVFQSSRLPNKIVG, encoded by the coding sequence ATGAAGCAATACTTCACCAACGAAGTTAAACAAGTTTTGGACAAAGTAGCAATCGTTAAAAACTTAGCCCGCAAGAAATTTATTACCAGCTTTGTGCTGGCTTTGATTCAGAGCAGAAAGGTACAGTTTTCTCATCTGGCTCATTATCTCAATGATGAAGCCAAAATAAGTTGTAATCAGGTAAGGATACAGGATTTCTTTCGGGAAGTAGACTTGGATTATCAAGCCTTAGCCTGCTTGCTGTTATGCTTTCTGCCTCAAGGAAAGATTAGCTTGTGTATAGATCGAACGGAATGGGATTTTGGTCAGTGCCAAGTCAATATATTGATGGTAGTTGCCACAAGTGGAGTGCTGCATGTGCCGCTGTATTGGCAGTTATTGGAGAATGAAAGTGGTAATTCGGCTACAGATGATAGGAAAGCCTTCCTTAGTCAATGCATTGCTTTAGTAGGCAAAGAACGCATTGGTATGGTAGTGGCTGACAGAGAATTTATTGGCCACAACTGGCTTTCTTACTTGAAGAGCCATGGTATTCTGTTCTGCATCCGTGTGCCCAAACATCATCTGATCACACGCCTGGATGGCAGACAGCACCGGGTAGAAGAGTTGCTTACTAAAGCTAGCGAATTGTCTTTAGCCGATTGTCTGGTAGATGGTGTCTGGGCTAATGTATATATAAAGAAACTCAGAAGTGGAGACATTCTGTTTTTATTAGGTACAGTTAAGGTAGGTCTGCTTGGACAACTCTATAGAAAAAGATGGACCATTGAAACCTTATTTCAGAATATGAAAGGAAGAGGCTTTGATTTGGAGTCTACTCACTTGAAGCTTACAGACAAACTCAAAAAATTGATCGGTCTGGTAAGCATTGCCTATGGCTTTTGTTTAACTTATGGCTTGTATTGTCATCAAAAAATTAAAGCCATACCAAAAAAGAAACACGGTTACAAAGCTAATAGTTTTTTCAGGTATGGTCTTGATTGTATCGGCTATGCTATCAGAGTAGAATGGAACAAAGATTTGATTGCTTTTCAAACCCTTATGCGATTGTTGAGCCGGACTTTAAGACAAGTATTTCAGTCTAGTAGATTGCCTAATAAAATAGTTGGGTAG
- a CDS encoding sugar phosphate isomerase/epimerase family protein produces the protein MRLLPILKSIVFFITLSVLGILSQPYTAFAQKKDKAGKSSGSFTSEVGLQLYSLRAEFPKDVEGTLAKIQQMGIKEIEGGGFYDMKPEDFKKLTEKYGLVCPSIGAGYERFDKDMEGIIRDAKTMGATYIMVAWIPHKGDDFTIEDAKKAVSDFNRWGEKLKASGINFCYHIHGYEFRPYENGTLFDYIVKNTNPKFVNFEMDVFWTFHGGEDPLRLLKKYPNRFSLMHLKDMKKGEKGNNTGHAPDEWNVPLGTGQIAYKPLLLEAQRLGVKHYFIEDEHPEAIHQIPQSLEYIKSLNASK, from the coding sequence ATGAGATTGCTACCTATTCTTAAATCTATTGTTTTCTTTATTACCTTAAGCGTACTGGGAATTCTTTCCCAGCCTTATACCGCATTTGCCCAGAAAAAAGACAAAGCCGGTAAATCATCCGGTTCTTTTACCAGCGAAGTGGGTTTACAGTTATATAGCCTCCGGGCAGAATTTCCCAAAGATGTAGAAGGCACCCTGGCTAAAATTCAGCAGATGGGCATTAAAGAAATTGAAGGAGGAGGTTTCTATGATATGAAACCAGAAGATTTCAAAAAACTGACTGAAAAATACGGCTTGGTTTGCCCCAGCATTGGTGCAGGCTATGAACGGTTCGATAAAGACATGGAAGGTATCATCCGGGATGCCAAAACTATGGGTGCAACTTATATAATGGTTGCATGGATTCCCCACAAAGGCGATGATTTTACAATTGAAGACGCAAAAAAAGCTGTAAGCGATTTTAACCGCTGGGGCGAAAAACTGAAAGCCAGTGGCATTAATTTTTGCTATCACATTCACGGCTACGAGTTCAGGCCCTATGAGAATGGTACACTGTTCGATTATATCGTAAAAAACACCAACCCCAAGTTTGTAAATTTTGAAATGGATGTATTCTGGACATTCCATGGCGGCGAAGATCCATTGAGATTGCTCAAAAAATATCCAAACCGCTTTAGCCTGATGCACCTGAAAGACATGAAAAAAGGCGAAAAAGGAAATAATACCGGCCATGCACCAGATGAATGGAATGTGCCTCTGGGAACCGGTCAGATCGCTTACAAGCCCCTATTACTGGAAGCACAGCGCCTGGGAGTAAAACATTATTTTATTGAAGACGAACATCCGGAAGCCATACACCAGATTCCGCAATCGTTGGAATACATCAAAAGCCTGAATGCGAGTAAGTAA
- a CDS encoding adenylate/guanylate cyclase domain-containing protein: MQDEKLSILYVDDEEQNLISFKAAFRRHYTIYTANSGKAGLEILQNEKVSLIITDQRMPEMTGVQFLEKVIPAYPDTIRMILTGFSDIEVIIDAINTGRVFRYITKPWDSGELKMTIDNACQLFRLQQNNKSLLEELHTRVHEQERTLKLFQKYVPEEVVRKALLSTEESIFEGETKEVTVLFCDIRGFTTISEQITPKEVVALLNAYYGTMTESIRRHNGTVNQFVGDEIFACFGAPVSQVNNEQNAVFCALEMMKRLDKLNEVFFDKLGQKIEIGIGINAGEVVVGNTGSEDHIGYSITGDTVNTGKRIESLTKDFPDTILISDSVCHKVEHLLQLKTWEPMSLKGKRDKIQVYEVLGRK; this comes from the coding sequence ATGCAAGACGAAAAACTAAGTATATTATATGTGGACGATGAAGAGCAGAACCTGATTTCGTTTAAGGCTGCATTCCGCCGGCATTATACCATTTATACAGCCAACAGCGGCAAGGCTGGATTGGAAATTCTCCAGAATGAAAAAGTCAGCCTGATCATTACTGACCAGCGTATGCCTGAGATGACCGGCGTACAGTTTCTGGAAAAAGTGATTCCTGCCTATCCGGATACCATTCGCATGATTCTGACTGGTTTCAGTGATATTGAAGTAATTATTGATGCCATTAACACTGGCCGGGTATTCCGCTATATTACAAAACCCTGGGACAGTGGCGAACTAAAAATGACCATTGATAATGCCTGCCAGTTATTCCGACTGCAACAGAATAATAAGTCGTTGCTGGAAGAATTGCATACCAGGGTGCATGAGCAGGAAAGAACCCTCAAACTATTTCAAAAATACGTTCCGGAAGAAGTGGTACGAAAAGCGCTGCTATCCACGGAAGAGTCTATTTTTGAGGGAGAAACAAAGGAAGTTACCGTATTATTCTGCGATATCCGGGGTTTTACCACCATTAGTGAGCAAATTACGCCAAAAGAAGTGGTGGCGCTGCTTAACGCCTATTATGGCACCATGACGGAATCTATCCGGCGGCATAATGGCACCGTGAACCAGTTTGTGGGTGATGAGATCTTTGCTTGTTTTGGAGCACCGGTTTCGCAGGTGAACAACGAGCAGAATGCGGTATTTTGTGCCCTGGAAATGATGAAACGTCTCGATAAACTCAATGAAGTTTTCTTTGATAAGCTGGGGCAAAAGATTGAAATTGGCATCGGCATTAATGCTGGCGAAGTAGTTGTTGGAAATACAGGCTCCGAAGACCATATAGGTTATTCTATTACTGGCGATACGGTAAACACCGGCAAACGCATTGAAAGCCTTACTAAAGATTTTCCGGATACTATTCTCATCAGCGACTCCGTATGCCATAAAGTAGAACACCTGTTGCAACTCAAAACCTGGGAGCCGATGAGCCTGAAAGGAAAGCGGGATAAGATTCAGGTATACGAAGTGCTTGGAAGAAAATAA
- a CDS encoding PAS domain-containing sensor histidine kinase, translating into MQHLHDFTIIEQVDTSQTHRVYKARRPDDPATYLITVQPMDSLPSETDAQPPAYENLLMEAQEEMRRKEQFYRSLLENTFDDVMVCDANGIITYITPGIRKYGYEPEYLIGKSEMELIHPEDRQSMEAQMYQTVIQPGTVFRDMMRVRLSNGQYRSLEVIGKNLLEDKAVQGMVVNFRDITEQQEAKEEIVRKEKYFRTLLENSFDVTFTRNADGVITYVSPSVERVLGYAPEELIGGFGMDMYHPEAIQGILDDYVRFTTQEAPHTGSYLRRIQMIRKDGRAIEVEAMIRNLLQEETVQGFLITLHDITDRLYAEKQLITREKYFRSLIENSTDIVSIADADVNFFYASPAVERIIGYTMDEYITLNGAELVHPDYLPMVSDTYISVVQQAGALAKIEFPFRHKKGHYVFLEVILKNMLQDEDVKGIVMNSREISERKKAEEVLRDYNEVLKAEVARQTDSLLKKNEELHTILEDLKNAQMQLIQSEKMASLGQLTAGIAHEINNPINFVSANIDPLKHDFEELQTLLEQYIALHQSPDVPADLQYIEQGMEHIDVPYLMEEIKALLTGIDEGAKRTKEIVIGLRNFSRLDESETKLANIHDGLDSTLMLLRHKFKNRVTIEKDYGNIPLIESYPGKLNQVFMNILTNAIQAISGEGYIYIKTWQEGKLVHISIKDTGSGMSTEVKERIFEPFFTTKEVGMGTGLGLSISYGIIQKHRGEIRVFSQPGKGTEFIITLPVT; encoded by the coding sequence ATGCAACACCTGCATGATTTTACCATTATAGAACAGGTTGACACCAGCCAAACGCATAGGGTCTATAAAGCCAGGCGGCCAGATGATCCGGCAACGTATCTGATTACTGTTCAGCCTATGGATTCTTTGCCATCTGAAACAGACGCTCAGCCACCTGCCTATGAAAATTTGCTTATGGAAGCTCAGGAGGAAATGCGCCGGAAAGAACAGTTCTACCGCTCCTTGCTTGAAAATACCTTTGACGATGTAATGGTGTGCGATGCCAATGGAATTATCACCTACATTACGCCTGGCATCCGCAAGTATGGTTACGAACCAGAATACCTGATTGGCAAGTCAGAAATGGAACTGATACACCCCGAAGACAGGCAGAGTATGGAAGCACAAATGTATCAGACCGTTATTCAGCCGGGCACTGTTTTCAGAGATATGATGCGGGTACGCCTGAGTAATGGACAGTACCGGAGTCTGGAAGTAATTGGCAAAAACCTACTGGAAGATAAAGCGGTGCAGGGAATGGTAGTTAATTTCAGAGATATTACCGAGCAGCAAGAGGCCAAAGAAGAAATCGTGCGGAAGGAAAAGTATTTCAGAACGCTGCTCGAAAATTCATTCGATGTTACTTTTACCAGGAATGCAGATGGGGTGATTACCTATGTTTCTCCTTCGGTAGAACGGGTATTAGGCTATGCGCCAGAAGAATTGATCGGAGGATTTGGTATGGATATGTATCATCCTGAAGCCATACAAGGCATTCTGGATGACTATGTACGATTTACTACTCAGGAAGCTCCTCATACCGGCAGTTACCTGAGACGCATTCAGATGATACGCAAAGACGGAAGAGCGATAGAAGTAGAAGCCATGATCCGGAATCTGTTGCAGGAAGAAACGGTACAGGGTTTTCTTATTACCCTGCATGATATTACCGACCGCTTATATGCTGAAAAACAACTCATTACCAGAGAGAAATACTTCCGTTCACTGATAGAAAATTCCACTGATATAGTTTCTATTGCAGATGCTGATGTAAATTTCTTTTATGCCAGCCCGGCAGTAGAACGGATTATTGGCTATACGATGGACGAATACATTACCCTGAATGGCGCAGAACTGGTACACCCCGATTATCTGCCCATGGTGAGTGATACTTATATTAGTGTAGTACAACAGGCAGGCGCACTGGCTAAAATTGAGTTTCCTTTCCGGCATAAAAAAGGGCACTATGTATTTCTGGAGGTAATCTTGAAAAATATGCTGCAGGATGAAGACGTAAAAGGTATTGTGATGAATTCCAGGGAGATTTCTGAGCGGAAAAAAGCCGAAGAGGTACTTAGAGATTACAATGAAGTGCTGAAAGCAGAAGTAGCCCGGCAAACAGATTCACTGCTGAAAAAAAATGAAGAACTGCATACTATTCTGGAAGACCTGAAAAATGCCCAGATGCAGCTTATCCAGTCGGAAAAAATGGCCTCTTTGGGTCAGCTTACGGCCGGTATTGCCCATGAAATTAATAACCCGATCAACTTTGTGTCGGCCAATATTGACCCGCTCAAACACGATTTTGAGGAATTGCAAACGTTGCTTGAACAGTATATTGCCTTGCACCAGTCGCCAGATGTACCGGCTGATCTGCAATACATTGAGCAGGGAATGGAGCATATAGATGTTCCTTATCTGATGGAGGAAATAAAAGCACTTCTCACCGGCATTGATGAAGGTGCCAAACGGACCAAGGAAATTGTAATCGGCCTCCGGAATTTTTCCAGGCTGGATGAAAGTGAAACCAAACTTGCCAACATCCATGACGGACTGGATTCTACCTTAATGTTATTACGCCATAAGTTTAAAAACCGTGTCACCATCGAAAAAGACTATGGCAACATTCCGCTGATCGAAAGTTATCCGGGTAAGCTGAACCAGGTGTTTATGAATATTCTTACTAATGCGATTCAGGCAATTTCCGGCGAAGGCTATATTTATATTAAAACCTGGCAGGAAGGCAAGCTGGTGCATATTTCTATCAAAGATACTGGTTCGGGCATGAGCACGGAGGTGAAGGAACGTATTTTTGAGCCTTTTTTTACCACCAAGGAAGTGGGGATGGGAACTGGCCTGGGCTTATCTATCAGTTATGGCATTATTCAGAAACACAGAGGAGAAATCCGGGTATTTTCGCAGCCAGGTAAAGGAACGGAATTCATCATCACTTTACCAGTTACATAA
- a CDS encoding universal stress protein, whose amino-acid sequence MKTILVPTDCSKEAIHALETAVVIARQTGASVQLLHVIQTAYDREYNSGSSIPKDMKEKLDYAREEVFSKLENIIKPFREKDIQIAPYIKMGSVFQQVSEIITKEKIDMIVMGTGGASGLLELLDGSNTERVVRYANCLVLTVARKINDFKLRKTVLATNFKDIPKAFISKLNQLQDSFGFELQILYVNTPLDYQTTFAIEKRLEAFLDKHEFKNYTTHIVDHYSVEDGITAFAKKTGADIIAMATHGRTGLAHLLDGSVTENIVNHADRPVLTFHS is encoded by the coding sequence ATGAAAACCATTCTTGTACCTACCGATTGCTCCAAAGAAGCCATTCATGCCCTGGAAACGGCCGTTGTTATTGCCCGGCAAACCGGAGCTTCTGTACAGCTACTGCACGTAATTCAGACAGCTTACGACCGTGAGTATAACAGTGGATCCAGTATTCCAAAGGATATGAAAGAGAAATTAGACTATGCCAGAGAAGAAGTGTTCAGCAAATTAGAGAACATTATTAAACCGTTCCGGGAAAAAGACATTCAGATAGCGCCATATATTAAAATGGGCAGTGTGTTCCAGCAGGTATCTGAAATAATTACCAAAGAGAAAATAGATATGATTGTAATGGGTACCGGAGGTGCCAGTGGCTTGCTGGAATTGCTGGATGGTTCTAATACAGAAAGAGTGGTGCGCTATGCAAATTGCCTGGTATTGACAGTGGCCAGGAAAATTAATGACTTCAAACTCCGGAAAACAGTACTGGCTACCAATTTCAAAGATATTCCAAAAGCGTTTATCAGCAAGCTCAACCAGTTACAAGATAGTTTTGGCTTTGAACTACAAATCCTCTACGTAAACACTCCGCTCGACTACCAGACTACTTTTGCCATAGAAAAGCGCCTGGAAGCATTTTTAGATAAGCATGAGTTTAAAAATTATACCACCCATATTGTAGACCATTACAGCGTAGAAGATGGCATTACGGCTTTTGCCAAAAAAACAGGTGCCGATATTATAGCAATGGCTACCCACGGACGTACCGGATTAGCACACCTACTGGATGGCAGCGTAACAGAAAATATAGTGAATCATGCTGATAGGCCAGTATTAACATTTCATAGCTAA
- a CDS encoding universal stress protein produces the protein MKNILCPIDFSEAATNALLYASDLAIKSGACLHLFHTYYFPSIIPFTELYLQPEINHEYEPEVKARLEHLINWINKVNAPASLQASCTVRCGLAADGIATMANEIKADLIVMGTEGANTIAEEWMGTHTSSVIKQTRCPVLVVPAKAIYREIKQMVYATELDEAEEKQVKFVARLAGYFGAELLFLHVEKEEMEAVQNNTLHNIRKLSRQLPYDHISFFINGNRDVQKGIDTFVLQKQADLLVTVTHHRNFLQQLVDKSLSKKQVFHSRIPVLVLHK, from the coding sequence ATGAAAAATATACTCTGCCCCATAGACTTTTCTGAAGCGGCTACCAATGCCCTGTTGTATGCCAGCGATCTTGCCATAAAAAGTGGTGCCTGCTTACACTTGTTTCATACTTATTATTTTCCCAGCATCATTCCCTTTACGGAACTGTACTTGCAGCCGGAAATAAACCATGAATATGAGCCGGAGGTAAAAGCCAGACTCGAACACCTCATCAACTGGATCAATAAAGTAAATGCGCCTGCCAGTTTACAGGCTTCCTGCACAGTAAGATGCGGCCTGGCGGCTGATGGGATTGCAACCATGGCCAATGAAATAAAGGCAGATCTGATTGTAATGGGTACGGAGGGAGCCAATACTATAGCAGAAGAATGGATGGGAACGCATACCTCTAGTGTAATTAAACAAACCCGTTGTCCGGTGCTGGTGGTTCCGGCAAAGGCTATTTACCGGGAAATCAAACAGATGGTATACGCCACAGAGCTGGATGAGGCAGAAGAAAAGCAGGTAAAATTTGTTGCCAGGTTAGCCGGATACTTTGGCGCAGAACTCTTATTTCTGCATGTAGAGAAGGAGGAAATGGAAGCGGTACAGAACAATACCCTGCATAACATCCGGAAGTTATCCCGCCAGTTGCCTTATGATCATATCTCTTTTTTTATAAACGGAAACCGGGATGTACAGAAAGGAATTGACACCTTTGTACTTCAAAAGCAAGCGGATTTACTGGTAACAGTTACACATCACCGCAATTTTCTTCAGCAGCTGGTTGATAAGAGCCTGAGCAAAAAACAGGTTTTTCACAGCCGGATACCTGTACTAGTATTGCATAAATAG
- a CDS encoding L,D-transpeptidase family protein, with protein MTRVSYKTTSSTCPSATTSVSKYLLTHTNNHPLTQPEVVTNNKSILDKTGSFMKGISYSAFNIYNIYLRLFIIFLCLLTAAIMPAFGQQAAQPSATDSVTKAYLQLKLYHQFYSQIDAEQRWTYFPADTVIRPGQASDLIYGIRSNLLLTGDLSATQDLATNTLDSLLVKALAKFQFRHGLTTDGIFGNSTLQAMNVPVSKRVEQISINMERWRTYTGVATQPYIFVNIPDFTLQVIEGDSVALKMKVIVGKKTSKTVLMQSEVKYIVLNPSWNVPQGIAAKEILPLLKKNPHYLTDHQMRIYSKQAGQRTEIHPDSVDWQSMTPANFHYLVEQIPGETNALGKVKFIFPNEYDIYLHDTAQRGLFSKTVRAMSHGCVRVEKPIELAAFLLRNDAAWSAKKINEFIAKGTESTGIRLRTPVPVSINYFTAWTDNNSQLHFRNDIYNYDIPVTKPALSSLTSKKIQAD; from the coding sequence ATGACACGCGTATCCTACAAAACTACCAGTTCTACCTGTCCATCTGCAACCACATCCGTTTCCAAATATTTACTTACGCATACAAATAACCATCCTCTTACCCAACCAGAGGTGGTGACCAATAATAAAAGTATACTTGACAAAACTGGTAGTTTTATGAAAGGAATCTCTTATAGTGCATTTAATATCTATAATATATATCTCCGGCTATTCATCATCTTTCTTTGTTTATTAACCGCTGCCATCATGCCTGCATTTGGCCAGCAAGCAGCTCAACCTTCTGCAACTGATAGTGTAACAAAGGCCTATTTGCAGCTAAAATTGTATCACCAGTTTTATAGCCAGATCGATGCCGAACAACGCTGGACCTATTTCCCGGCTGATACCGTGATACGTCCCGGGCAAGCCAGTGATCTGATTTATGGCATTCGTTCAAACCTGCTGCTGACAGGCGATCTTTCTGCCACACAAGACCTGGCAACCAATACCCTGGATTCATTGCTGGTGAAAGCACTTGCCAAATTCCAGTTTCGACATGGGTTAACGACTGATGGCATTTTCGGAAATAGTACGCTTCAGGCGATGAATGTGCCGGTAAGTAAACGGGTAGAACAGATTTCAATCAATATGGAACGCTGGCGGACTTATACCGGTGTAGCCACACAACCCTATATATTTGTAAACATTCCTGACTTTACCCTGCAAGTAATAGAAGGTGATTCGGTAGCCCTGAAAATGAAAGTAATTGTAGGCAAAAAAACCAGCAAAACGGTGCTGATGCAAAGTGAAGTAAAATACATCGTACTCAATCCTTCCTGGAATGTACCCCAGGGGATTGCAGCCAAAGAAATTTTACCCTTGTTGAAGAAAAATCCTCATTATTTGACGGATCACCAGATGCGTATTTACAGCAAACAAGCTGGTCAGCGTACCGAAATTCACCCCGACTCTGTAGACTGGCAAAGCATGACTCCGGCTAACTTCCATTACCTGGTTGAACAGATTCCCGGAGAAACCAATGCATTAGGCAAAGTAAAATTTATATTCCCCAATGAGTATGATATTTACCTGCATGATACGGCTCAAAGAGGCTTATTCAGCAAAACGGTACGTGCGATGAGTCACGGATGTGTCCGGGTAGAAAAACCTATCGAACTGGCCGCTTTCCTGCTACGTAATGATGCCGCATGGTCTGCTAAAAAGATCAATGAGTTTATTGCCAAAGGCACCGAAAGTACTGGTATCCGTTTGCGTACGCCTGTTCCGGTTTCTATCAATTATTTCACTGCCTGGACAGATAACAATTCTCAGCTTCATTTCCGCAATGATATTTATAACTACGATATTCCTGTTACAAAACCTGCTTTAAGCAGCCTGACCAGCAAAAAAATACAAGCAGACTAA